One part of the Arabidopsis thaliana chromosome 1 sequence genome encodes these proteins:
- a CDS encoding uncharacterized protein (unknown protein; Has 0 Blast hits to 0 proteins in 0 species (source: NCBI BLink).), translating to MPAQLDTRGYAGPQDKEYPFCLSAKAMAEEPLRLNQSRLQDKLGGYCRGACRGEEPRRIQKETRLKSLALFKLSIVEREKLRNTEALNRE from the exons ATGCCAGCTCAGCTTGATACACGTGGATATGCAGGACCACAAGACAAAGAATACCCGTTTTGCTTGTCCGCTAAAGCAATG GCAGAAGAGCCGTTACGCCTGAACCAAAGCAGGCTACAAGACAAGCTTGGAGGCTACTGCAGAGGAGCGTGTAGAGGAGAGGAACCGAGAAGGATCCAGAAGGAGACTAGGTTAAAATCTCTTGCTCTATTTAAGTTGAGCAttgtagagagagaaaagttaAGAAACACAGAGGCACTTAATCGAGAGTAA
- the AGO2 gene encoding Argonaute family protein (argonaute 2 (AGO2); FUNCTIONS IN: nucleic acid binding; INVOLVED IN: biological_process unknown; LOCATED IN: cellular_component unknown; EXPRESSED IN: 21 plant structures; EXPRESSED DURING: 12 growth stages; CONTAINS InterPro DOMAIN/s: Domain of unknown function DUF1785 (InterPro:IPR014811), Stem cell self-renewal protein Piwi (InterPro:IPR003165), Argonaute/Dicer protein, PAZ (InterPro:IPR003100), Polynucleotidyl transferase, ribonuclease H fold (InterPro:IPR012337); BEST Arabidopsis thaliana protein match is: ARGONAUTE 3 (TAIR:AT1G31290.1); Has 30240 Blast hits to 14140 proteins in 1171 species: Archae - 11; Bacteria - 7749; Metazoa - 10383; Fungi - 2602; Plants - 5076; Viruses - 357; Other Eukaryotes - 4062 (source: NCBI BLink).), whose protein sequence is MERGGYRGGRGDGRGRGGRGYGGGGGGGEQGRDRGYGGGEQGRGRGSERGGGNRGQGRGEQQDFRSQSQRGPPPGHGGRGTTQFQQPRPQVAPQPSQAPASYAGSVGGVAGRGAWGRKPQVPSDSASPSTSTTVVSEPVRVAEVMNLKPSVQVATSDRKEPMKRPDRGGVVAVRRVNLYVNHYKVNFNPESVIRHYDVEIKGEIPTKKVSRFELAMVRDKVFTDNPDEFPLAMTAYDGQKNIFSAVELPTGSYKVEYPKTEEMRGRSYTFTIKQVNVLKLGDLKEYMTGRSSFNPRDVLQGMDVVMKEHPSKCMITVGKSFFTRETEPDEDFRFGVIAAKGYRHTLKPTAQGLSLCLDYSVLAFRKAMSVIEYLKLYFNWSDMRQFRRRDVEEELIGLKVTVNHRKNKQKLTIVGLSMQNTKDIKFDLIDQEGNEPPRKTSIVEYFRIKYGRHIVHKDIPCLDLGKNGRQNFVPMEFCDLVEGQIYPKDNLDKDSALWLKKLSLVNPQQRQRNIDKMIKARNGPSGGEIIGNFGLKVDTNMTPVEGRVLKAPSLKLAERGRVVREEPNPRQNNQWNLMKKGVTRGSIVKHWAVLDFTASERFNKMPNDFVDNLIDRCWRLGMQMEAPIVYKTSRMETLSNGNAIEELLRSVIDEASRKHGGARPTLVLCAMSRKDDGYKTLKWIAETKLGLVTQCFLTGPATKGGDQYRANLALKMNAKVGGSNVELMDTFSFFKKEDEVMFIGADVNHPAARDKMSPSIVAVVGTLNWPEANRYAARVIAQPHRKEEIQGFGDACLELVKAHVQATGKRPNKIVIFRDGVSDAQFDMVLNVELLDVKLTFEKNGYNPKITVIVAQKRHQTRFFPATNNDGSDKGNVPSGTVVDTKVIHPYEYDFYLCSHHGGIGTSKPTHYYTLWDELGFTSDQVQKLIFEMCFTFTRCTKPVSLVPPVYYADMVAFRGRMYHEASSREKNFKQPRGASTSAASLASSLSSLTIEDKAIFKLHAELENVMFFV, encoded by the exons ATGGAGAGAGGTGGTTATCGAGGAGGTCGTGGTGATGGCCGTGGTAGAGGTGGCCGTGGTTATGGcggaggcggaggaggaggagaacaAGGTCGTGATCGTGGCTACGGCGGCGGAGAACAAGGTCGTGGTCGTGGCTCAGAGCGAGGCGGCGGAAATCGTGGTCAAGGTCGTGGTGAACAACAGGATTTTCGAAGCCAGAGTCAGCGGGGACCTCCGCCAGGTCACGGTGGCCGTGGGACGACGCAGTTCCAACAGCCTCGACCACAGGTGGCTCCGCAGCCGTCGCAGGCTCCGGCGAGTTATGCCGGTTCAGTAGGAGGAGTCGCTGGTAGAGGCGCGTGGGGTCGTAAGCCACAGGTTCCGTCTGATTCGGCTTCTCCGTCCACCAGCACCACCGTGGTTTCTGAACCCGTTCGTG TAGCTGAAGTTATGAATCTGAAGCCATCGGTGCAAGTTGCGACTTCTGATAGGAAAGAACCAATGAAGCGACCTGATAGAGGCGGAGTTGTGGCTGTGCGGCGTGTTAATCTATATGTGAATCATTATAAAGTGAATTTCAATCCTGAAAGTGTTATAAGACATTATGATGTTGAAATCAAAGGAGAAATTCCTACCAAGAAGGTTTCGAGGTTTGAGCTAGCTATGGTTAGGGACAAGGTGTTCACTGACAATCCCGATGAGTTTCCCTTAGCTATGACAGCTTATGATGGTCAGAAGAACATTTTCAGTGCGGTTGAGTTACCTACGGGGTCATACAAGGTGGAGTATCCTAAAACTGAAGAGATGAGAGGTCGAAGCTATACGTTCACTATCAAACAGGTGAATGTGCTGAAGCTAGGTGACTTGAAAGAGTACATGACAGGGAGATCGTCTTTCAATCCGCGTGATGTGTTGCAAGGAATGGATGTTGTGATGAAGGAGCATCCTTCCAAGTGTATGATCACTGTTGGTAAAAGCTTTTTCACTCGTGAAACTGAGCCAGATGAAGATTTTCGTTTCGGGGTTATAGCTGCGAAAGGGTATCGCCACACTCTGAAGCCCACAGCACAAGGTTTGTCTTTGTGTTTGGATTACTCGGTGTTGGCGTTCCGCAAAGCAATGTCGGTCATTGAATACCTGAAGTTGTACTTTAACTGGTCTGATATGCGTCAGTTTAGGAGGCGTGATGTGGAAGAGGAATTGATTGGTTTGAAAGTCACTGTCAATCATCGGAAGAACAAGCAGAAACTCACCATTGTAGGGCTGAGtatgcaaaacacaaaagacaTCAAATTTGATCTTATTGATCAAGAGGGAAACGAGCCGCCAAGGAAGACGTCCATTGTTGAGTATTTCAGGATAAAGTATGGAAGACACATTGTTCACAAGGATATACCTTGCTTGGATTTGGGAAAAAACGGTAGGCAAAATTTTGTGCCCATGGAATTCTGTGACTTGGTTGAGGGACAGATATATCCAAAGGATAACTTGGATAAAGATTCAGCTTTGTGGCTAAAAAAGTTGTCACTGGTCAATCCACAACAAAGGCAGAGGAATATAGATAAGATGATAAAGGCTCGTAATGGACCGAGCGG TGGTGAAATCATTGGAAACTTTGGATTGAAAGTGGATACAAACATGACACCGGTGGAAGGTCGTGTACTCAAGGCTCCATCATTGAAGTTGGCAGAGAGAGGGAGAGTTGTGCGTGAGGAACCCAACCCGAGACAGAACAACCAATGGAACCTTATGAAGAAGGGAGTCACAAGGGGATCTATAGTCAAGCATTGGGCTGTACTTGACTTCACTGCATCCGAGAGATTTAACAAGATGCCTAATGACTTTGTGGATAACCTTATTGATCGTTGTTGGAGACTTGGGATGCAGATGGAGGCTCCTATCGTTTACAAAACATCGAGAATGGAAACACTTTCTAATGGTAATGCTATTGAGGAATTGCTTCGATCCGTGATAGATGAAGCTTCTCGTAAGCATGGTGGGGCTCGTCCAACTCTTGTTCTGTGTGCTATGTCTCGGAAAGACGATGGCTATAAGACTCTGAAATGGATAGCCGAGACCAAACTTGGTCTGGTGACTCAGTGTTTCTTGACTGGTCCTGCCACTAAAGGAGGTGATCAGTACCGGGCAAATCTTGCCCTCAAGATGAACGCAAAGGTTGGTGGAAGCAATGTCGAGCTTATGGatactttctctttcttcaaaaaagaGGATGAGGTCATGTTCATTGGTGCTGATGTCAATCATCCCGCTGCTCGGGACAAGATGAGCCCGTCCATTGTTGCTGTTGTGGGAACTCTTAACTGGCCTGAAGCAAATCGCTATGCAGCTAGAGTCATTGCCCAGCCTCACCGCAAAGAGGAAATACAAGGATTTGGCGACGCTTGTTTGGAGCTTGTCAAAGCTCATGTTCAGGCCACAGGGAAACGGCCTAACAAGATTGTGATATTCCGTGATGGTGTCAGCGATGCTCAGTTCGATATGGTTCTCAATGTGGAGTTGCTTGATGTTAAGCTAACTTTTGAGAAGAATGGTTACAATCCAAAGATAACGGTAATCGTAGCCCAGAAACGTCATCAAACCCGTTTCTTCCCAGCCACAAATAATGATGGAAGTGATAAGGGCAATGTGCCTTCAGGTACGGTTGTTGATACTAAAGTTATTCACCCGTATGAGTATGATTTCTACCTCTGCAGTCACCACGGAGGGATAGGGACAAGCAAACCGACTCATTACTACACTCTTTGGGACGAACTTGGATTCACTTCGGATCAGGTGCAGAAGCTCATCTTCGAGATGTGCTTCACTTTCACTCGCTGCACCAAACCCGTCTCTCTTGTTCCGCCGGTGTATTATGCTGACATGGTTGCTTTTAGAGGAAGGATGTACCACGAGGCAAGCTCTCGTGAGAAGAACTTTAAGCAGCCGCGGGGAGCGTCAACCTCTGCTGCTTCGCTTGCCTCTTCATTATCTTCTCTTACAATTGAGGACAAAGCGATTTTCAAGCTGCATGCAGAGCTTGAGAATGTTATGTTCTTCGtctga